One window of the Lepeophtheirus salmonis chromosome 7, UVic_Lsal_1.4, whole genome shotgun sequence genome contains the following:
- the LOC121121529 gene encoding tetraspanin-5: protein MVPMHHSPAQDRHQNLNFKAKRHSKYSRSRRSQSEVSCCLKYLIFGFNVIFWLLGLCILAIGIWAWTEKDTFNNLSVLTNIALDPAFIFIWAGALTFVIGFTGCVGALRENTSLLAAYAIFLALLLLMEMTAGILGFVFKDWIKEQASSGFQTVIVHYRDDPDQQNLIDWIQDDWLQCCGIEGPHDWDKNIYFNCSSASVGSREACGVPFSCCKPKVDEVIKNVQCGYDVRKIDYSDPSGIINQKGCLHAAEEWLEQNILLVAGSAVSIAFLEILGICFAQNLRADIFAQMSK from the coding sequence ATGGTCCCAATGCACCACTCTCCAGCTCAGGATCGACATcagaatttgaattttaaagctAAAAGACATTCCAAGTATTCTCGATCCAGGCGTTCTCAAAGTGAAGTATCTTGTTGCcttaaatatctcatttttgggTTCAATGTTATATTTTGGTTACTGGGCCTATGCATTTTGGCTATTGGTATTTGGGCATGGACAGAAAAGGATACCTTCAACAATCTCTCTGTGCTCACAAACATAGCCTTGGATCCAGCCTTTATTTTCATCTGGGCGGGTGCATTGACATTTGTAATTGGATTCACTGGGTGTGTTGGAGCATTAAGGGAAAATACAAGCCTATTGGCTGCATATGCTATCTTTCTTGCATTGCTATTACTCATGGAGATGACAGCCGGAATTCTGGGGTTTGTCTTTAAAGATTGGATAAAAGAACAAGCTTCGAGTGGCTTTCAAACAGTGATCGTACATTATCGTGATGATCCTGATCAACAAAATCTTATTGATTGGATTCAAGATGACTGGCTACAATGTTGTGGCATCGAAGGCCCCCATGATTgggacaaaaatatttactttaattgttCTTCTGCGTCTGTTGGATCAAGGGAAGCTTGTGGGGTGCCCTTTTCATGCTGTAAACCAAAAGTAGATGAAGTTATTAAGAATGTGCAATGTGGGTATGATGTACGCAAAATAGATTATTCTGATCCTAGTGGTATAATCAATCAAAAAGGATGTCTACATGCTGCAGAGGAATGGCTCGAACAGAATATTTTACTCGTTGCTGGATCTGCTGTTTCTATTGCTTTTCTTGAGATTTTGGGAATATGCTTCGCTCAAAATTTACGTGCAGATATATTTGCTCAAATgtcaaaatga